In the bacterium genome, one interval contains:
- a CDS encoding YchJ family protein, with translation MSKKTFTSCPCDSGKKFKECCEPFLTGAEKPKTAEALMRSRYSAFASHNTDYILETIDPQGPKDYDRASIEAWATNSEWKGLEIVSTDKGASHDNTGMVEFKAKFKAEGNDLVHHEKAQFLKRNGVWFYADGKVLGAPTVKRETPKIGRNDPCSCGSGKKFKKCCGA, from the coding sequence ATGTCAAAAAAAACTTTTACTTCCTGCCCTTGTGACAGTGGAAAAAAATTTAAGGAATGCTGCGAACCTTTTTTAACCGGTGCCGAAAAGCCAAAAACAGCCGAAGCTCTTATGCGTTCACGTTATTCGGCTTTTGCCTCGCACAATACCGATTATATTTTAGAAACCATTGATCCCCAAGGTCCTAAAGACTATGACCGTGCCTCCATAGAGGCCTGGGCCACCAATTCGGAATGGAAAGGGCTAGAAATAGTTTCCACCGATAAGGGAGCCTCCCACGACAACACCGGCATGGTAGAATTTAAGGCCAAATTTAAAGCCGAGGGTAACGACTTAGTCCATCATGAAAAAGCGCAATTTTTAAAACGGAATGGGGTATGGTTTTATGCCGATGGCAAGGTATTGGGTGCCCCCACCGTAAAACGAGAAACACCAAAAATTGGCCGTAACGACCCTTGCTCGTGCGGGAGCGGTAAAAAATTTAAAAAATGCTGTGGAGCTTAA